Part of the Ammospiza nelsoni isolate bAmmNel1 chromosome 6, bAmmNel1.pri, whole genome shotgun sequence genome is shown below.
GGCTACAGAATAAAAAGCTGAGTGCTATCTAGTTTGAATTATTATATGTTTGTTTCAATGTGAGCTGTAATTTTGCACTTTTCCCTTAATTCCACTTTTACTTCCACTCAGAATGCTTAATGGCCTTATCCTAAAAAAATCTTGAAGGTTACTGgaatattattttcataataaaaggagaaaatgacaCCACAAATAAGCATGTGGTAAATGCAAAATAAGACCCATCTCATTCTTTTTACATTATACTGAGGAAAAAAGCCATTCCACAAGACAGCTAAAGGATGCTGCATAACACACACAAGTATGACAGGACACATGAGACAAACTCTCTCACAATTACTCCCCATAAAGCAAGAAGTAAAATTATCCTTCATTAAAAAATAGGAATAACAAATCTTCAAAGCTGTAAGAAAAGATGAACAATTCCCAGAAAGTGCTCCTCCCAATGTTGCCACATGGCAATGGTTTTGCTCCAAGAGGCTCAGTTGCAGTGTTCAGTCCATCTCTGAAGTCCTACTGCAAAAAAAGCAGGCTGAAGAACCTGTTTCTGCCATTTTCTAATAACTCCCCTAGAGCAGTCCTTTGCCTTCATCTGctgaagcagctgcagcactttGACACTCTAACAGAGGTGAAGTGCAGTTTCTCCAGGATAAAAGTTGTCATTCCAACATTTCCTTCAACCTGCTTTCAGAAGCATAAATCTCAAAATATCAATTACTCTATTCACCACTCCCAGGAACCTGAATGGCCATTTCTTGAAGACCTTTCACCAGGGATGGTCTCTGCAGTTACAAAACTGTTCCAAAACTGAGGATTTTAAAGGGTTGCAATGAGACCACTACTACTACTAGGACTGACAGAACAGTGGAAGGCTTCTCGCACCTCACAGACGTCACTGTGCTGGAAATGGTGATTAGCTCACTGCATACTGGCACAATTAGAAGAATCCTGCATTTACTAATATTCTACTATAGTCCACACCCATCAGCATTGAACCAACATGGTTAAAGAGAATATGCAGCTGAGGGCAACAGCAAGAGATAACATGtcaactcagaaaaaaatagcaaattaaAAGGCCAGGACATCATAGTCCccataaaaataaagagaaaacagagataCTAGTCACCATCATCACCTCTGAAggcaggaagaaaggaaatatcCAGAAATACTACCACTGCAAAGACAAGCCTCCCCTCTACATGCAGGGACACCAGTGCCCAAAGACCAGAGCTGTCATTTTCAGTCCCCTGACTATCCAGACTGTCTATCCAGTTCTCCTTGACGGAGGATCTCCAGATGATGTAAGAGACATGACTGCCATCTGCACTACACCTGAACTTCAAGAAGGCCTCAAGGGAACTAACAACTGTGCAAGCTAGTACTGTGCAATGATTCTGTCAGCTTTTAATTGCATTTCTAAGATCTTGAGAAATAACATTTCAACAGTGTTTGTTCTCAAGTTAAAATGTGCTCTGTCCTCTGCTTCTGGACCCCACAGCATACAGGTCTTGAAGCAGACAAACAAAGCTAGAGCTTCCTCTACTGAACCAGATTGAGCTCTGCCTGAAAATTGAAACTTGTCCCTGCAACATAAGACCAATTCTTCAGTTTCATTGAGCAGAACAATGAACCTCAGGCAATTTTAGgaacagagaaaacaagaaggaaaattagAAGACATTCTGCAATACTCCAAATACTAGGTTGCAATGTCTAGTATCAGTATCAACTTGATCTCGAACTGTTACTCCAGAGAACGGCCCATCCCCACTCACCTAACAGATCTACTGAGGTCACAGCATCAAAGATCAGATGTTGCTTTATAACTTGTACGTTAATGCCTTACTCAGAGTGGAGAGAGGGTGCAAactcctgggggaaaaaaaaccctgacacCATGCAACAGAAACTATGCAACTGTTATTTATTAGACACTGAAGAAAATGCATATGTTATCTGTTATCTGCTATATAGAGTTATACTTTGTTACTGGTTACAGGAACTAGAACTATTTGTGAAGGAAGTAAAAGTATCCTGCAGTCCTTGTAATCTGAGAGACCATTGCCACCGAATAAGTGTCTGGTCATTGAACAAGAGCACCATTTAATCAGCTCAGGGTACTATCTTACAAGCCTTAAGTGGAATTTAAAACCATAACAtcttaagaatatttttcttaggCAAAAGAAAGAATGTAGAGCAAAagtaaaacacacacagagttcTGAACTCAtgtgaaagaaaagaatataCAGTTCATGTTGCTCTGAACTTCAGGGTATCAGTTGAGGTAACTGGGCTGGTAACTGCTGATTCTCTAGAACATTAGATGCTTAAGGGTAAGACCACCTGagctgagaaaaacaaaatttgaaaaacaTCTGGAAAAAATTCAAGCTCTCACAAAGCTGCTGATCCCATTCTAGAAGGCTTAGAAACCAAACTTGACAAAGATCTCAGAAGCACCAGCTAATACAGTATGTATACGTGTGTATGTACATGTATGTATAACAGCACACATGTACACTGCATGGAGTACAGCATGTGGAAATTCAGAAGCATAAAATGTGGTGGAACACACAATAAGAAACAGTCACTACCATCATGAGAACAGAACATAGAAGACTATCCCACCAAAGACACTACTTGCATATagaaagctgaaataaatataaaagtcCAGACATCTGAGATTAATGACACAAACTCAGTAGTCTGGACTGGAAACTGCTCCATGTTAAGATCCATTCacactcagcagcagccctttTTCTCTTACAGAGGTGACTTCATGAGTTTTATCATTACTGTGAGCTGAATCACTATGAGGTCACCAAGACTGAACCCTGAGGCACCTCCATGGTCAGCTAGAAACTTACTGTGTTGCAACACTCTACGTCACataattgcaaaaaaaaaaaaaccaaaatgtaaTTATACAAGATGCTAATGAATAAAATTGCTACAGATAATCTAATGCTGAAGAGAGTTGAAACAATCAGATACCTAAAGATTGTGCATATCCtctcaaataaaaaattatatctaAGTGCAAGACATGAATCAACTTCAGTTTTCCCTATCATTAGtaatgaatgaaataatttatagaAATTCAGTCACAGGCACCTTGGACACAGCATCAAAAGTAAGAGAATACAAATTAATTTATCAACAAAAAAAGGGCAACTGATAACTTACATGTTGATGGAAGGTATTTACATATTTGGTTATGCAGACCTTAACAAGAAAACTTAAGAATTATCCTCTCCCAGGTAAACCTTTTATAACCATCTATCCAAGACagcataaaatatttacagctgtCCAGGAAAATGAGAAGAGGAAACAGCCACAATAgatcccaaaacaaaacaaacccaaataaacTGACTGCAAGTAACGTGAGTCTTTCACAAACCAGTCTGCCTATCTACAGACTGAGTCAGAAGCAAAGAAATCTCAGCAGAACTTGCACCTCGTTGTTGGGATTCTGTAGGGGGGAGGAGACAGAGAGAACGTTTACCATAAGACACCAAATTATGTAATGATGGGGAtacaacagaaatatttacatgaaaaatatattgGAAAAGCATCCTCAGATACCCAAGCCTTGTCATATGGTTAAGGAATTTCAGCAAGTGTTCTTTGAACTGCCTTCTGAATAAAATCCTAAGACGTATTAACATGGCATGTAAGACCCCTGATTGTTTTGTGAAATTAAGCATGAGCTTTTAAACCATCACATTTAGAATACATTGGATCAGAGCTAATAAACAGGCTGACAATGAAGACTAGTCTTCATTTATATTACACATTTTACAGAACATCACTGAAACAATGATGAAACAGCAAAACGATCAGTTGTGCCAGAGCCTTGGACAGATCATTTTAGCCAGGTTTGTTGGATTCCAAAGCCCAGTGGgagaaaagcaagcaaacaaaaaaatcccactcaacaaaaagaaacaaaaagccacAAACACAACCCAGGAAAGATCAATAGCTGTCCTTTATCATAATCAAGGCTATCAGAagataaataacaataaattcCTAGAGTACAatgaatttttagaaaatattgaTTGTGTAAAGAGTGAAATCCAGAGATTGAAGCGGTATTAAAGATTATTAATAAACTTAAAATACTCTTTGTTGTTCCCACAATTCAAGAAAACATATATTTTAGTGCTCAAAAGAGAAAAGTAGAAGCAAAAGCAATCCAAGCTTTGAAATAGCTAACTATTAGTACCTACTGATCCCTAAACAATATACAAAATTGttattatttacatattttatattattttattatatatattgttcagtatgtaataaaatattacatCTGTATGTTCTAAgtaagtaaaacaaaaaaaaatctgtcttacagaaaatttgattttaaaagtatattttaagtCTCATAaagtttccttttaaaaaaagaaaaaataaggtaCTGTATAGGTGCCAGATGTACCTCCACAGTGAAGGCTGAATTCACTATTCAGTGCATGATCCATCATGTTTTTTAGTCATAGGAATTTTCACAATTCCCTAGAATGTAACATGAACCTTCTAGTTTACAAATAAATCCATTCTAATTGAAGATCCCATTCTGGAAGGCATAACCAAAAATTTGCAATATTAAACACTATAGATAATCCAcgtatttattttctgaagcttTTTACAGTTTCATACTGAATTGTAAGTTTGACTCAAGGGGAAGTTTCAAATTCTTGTGCCTTTGGAGTTCTGCAGTCTGTTGCTACATGAACTTCTGGGCCCTACGTGCCTTTTCTCATGCATGCCTGGCAAACTGCAAACTAAAGCAAGTTCTTTAGCCTAAAGATTGTGATAACATTAAAACAAATCCAGCAGCCTCTTCAAAACAGTCTTgctaaaaggaaaagaacaagaCTTAGCTATTATAAAGCAAAACAATGCATTTAGACCCCACTGCCCATATGTTCACACAATGTCTCAAGCTCCCTTCAAGATCCCAGTTTTGGGAatctctgcctctccctgggcAAAGCAGGGAGTTCACAAGCGTGCCACAAGATGGGCAACCTCCTGCCAGTCACTCACACACACTTAAGGTACAGGATCCTTTGATCCTTTTTTCCAGAAACAAGAGGAGGTGCGGAGGAAATCTCACTCTTAActgttctgtttcctttttatcttcTGATATCACAagacttttcttctctttccataTCCTTCTCTATCACATAAAATGTTTCCTCTGATAGGCTTTATGTTTGCCATTGTTCAGTTCTGAAGCATTACCAAGCAACAGAAATGTTAAGATGTAACAATGTTCTTTTTTCAGTGCAAACAATATGTATTTTCTAAGGTCTGCAAAAAGATAAAAAGTTGCATTAACTCTGAAAGTTAGCcctcaaaaaataaaaccttttcaGTTACAAGATTCCAGAAATATACGCTAAAGAAAACGtcattttcttattattttcaCTGGAGAGATTCAGTGAAAATCAGAGAGAGTCACCACTTCCTACTATTTCAACTTTGGCATATTTTTGCTTCTACTTCCTGAAAAGAGATTCCACTTTCCCCAAAGActcattttccttcccaaagtgaGACAAGTAAGACAGTGACTATTCTGAAGTGGCTGAATTATGAGCCTTCTATTAAGAACAAAAATGGTTGGGGtgttaggaaaataaaaaacttcaCAAATACAATTAGAAGAATATCACTATTAAATGACATGTGTCCTAAAAGTCACTGCTGTGTCCTATCTGCAAAACatcatatatatacacacagagcAGTGCCGAGTATTTGTAACAGAGCGCATCACATGCTATCACACAGAGGCACTCAAGTGTTCCTTCCCTATCACAGACCCAATCTACATGCCTATCAAGTGATGTTTTTCCAGCAATTACTTTTTGGTCATACAACAGAGGAATTTCAGGGCTCTAAGTCTATGAGATAAAAAGCTAAAATTAAACCTGACCGTACATATCAAAGCCAGCACTGTAATTTCAAAGTTTAAAAGAAGTCAAGCTGTGGTATGATAGGGTTAACAATCAGCTGATCTATGCAGAAACAGCACTGCATATGCCCTAACTTAAGGCATTTTCATATACCTCCACACTTGGTTGGAGCTAACAACAATCATCTTTTGCATTCTTTAAGATCCTCATTTCATCTTAAATTCAAATTCTAAAGTTGTTCACTTACTCATTGACCATAATAAAAGACGGTCCCTAACTCATTTAACACTTTTAAAGCAATCCCAAGACGATGTAATTGCAAACGCAAAGTGTAACTGTGGGTTTACCTGCATTCAGCTGATTTGAATTAGTCAGCTTGTAACCGTGGCGTTCAAGTAACTGCTTCCAAAATATGAACTGATACTCCCTTCTCAAAGAAGCCACTATTTCTGCTACAATAGTAAATTCTTTCAAAGCACTCTGGAGACTAACCTCTTTTTCATCTGCCAACTGACAGCTACTTTCAATCTGTAATTCTAAATTATTAAATTAGTCACAGAGCTAGCAGCATCAAAGAAAGAACACAGAGATGAGGGAAACACTGGAATCTAAACAAATTGCACAATAAAGGATATTcattatatagaatatatttagGAACAACAAAGATCCGCTTGCTCCAAATTCTAGTTCTTGCCTGTCCTCTCATTCTTTTTcccaaaatgaagcaaaattaaataatcatCCTGCATGTGCTTTAAAGATGTGATGGGCTGACCCTAGTCAGCAGCTAAGCATCCACACAACCAGACCCAGTACGAAAAAACCTTTGAACATCCAAAATATCCTATACCtttatgtatttctgtatcAACAGAAGTTGACCACAACTTTTCTCCTCAAATTACTGTATCTCTGTGTATTGTATAGAGAAGTCCTGAACCAGTATCTCCACACGTCTTGCATAGCAATGACACTATTGACTCCTTCGGGAGTAGGAGTCTCCCAGGAGTACATGACAGAGCGGCTCCCTCCTCCACCCTGGTGCTCCAGAAATAGACAAGTCATTGCTAGAAAGCatttttcagaaagcagagTATTCTAAACTGAATATGGAGAAGAGCACAAGGAGGGGAGTAGCAACTTATTCCTACTAAACTGAATTTCAGAAGCTTAGAAGACAAACAAGgttgagaatttttaaaataaaaatgaaagctggTACTTCATACAGCTATATATGTGATCAGGATTAAAATCAAAGTTGCTTATTATGCTACATTGCTTATTCCTCAAACTATCTTTAAATAACAACCCCTCAGGGATACGTGTTCTCAACCTTTATAAAAGTAAtatagaaaaaaagagacataGTTACGTAAATATATTGAATAAATATGTCCCATTTCCTTTCCCCTTACCTTTTCCACACTTAAACGAAGCAACACCTATCGAGACAACTatgttttccagcagctcctccttgaAAGAGGGAAACTACAGTCCCTTCGATTTCTGTAGGTACCAAGagactgcctttttttttttttttcctttccttccctcctcctcctcgccccGCCAAGCAGCGGTGACAGCCGTGctcctctggggcagctcccCGACCCCAGGGCCGAGGGACAGAACGGCACCGAGGGgacccagcaccagcacctgcCTTTGCATCGGCCCTCGAGAATGTCCAATACATTAACACGGCGAGCAGCCCTCCCAAACTTTTGCAGTGAACGGCATCATATGCTCACTCTCACTTCAGCATGGGGAAAAAGATGATGACATTAAAGGAGTGAAGGACACGAGTTAACAGCACCTTTATTGTTAATCAATACAGAGAATATACGTTCTGATTGTGTTTTACACGCTCTTCTAAACTGACGTTAAAATTTAGATTTACTGCAGTGTTCAAGTTGCCTGGAAACTTCTGAGAAGCAGAGAATCcttactaaaaagaaataaagctctTCCCCAACACAACAACCTACAACGGAGGATTTCTGTTGGATCTTTAAAGGTCATACATATTTCACATGTTGAACTACTTCTCCTGAGGGTCGTCAAGTAACTACCGAGCTACAAGAAATCCATAGACTGAAAACCCAGATAACTCCGTGGTTACGGGCCGGCACATTCCCCTCCCTACAATTCCGGCATTTCACCGAGGTCAGAGAAAAGCTGTCACATAAAACGACTTCATTTAGGACTGGAACAAACCGCCCCCCCCCAGCATAGATAGAGAAGTCGATCAAACACACAACTTACAAAAAAATAACGTTTATAAGAGAGCGTGGCTACCCTTTATCTCCTTCAAAAGCGTCAAATACCACCAGGAAGTGGGACAGGGAAGCCAGGCATGGAGCAGAAGTCGAAGTGAACTACTTTTCTCAGAAATAAGAGAAggccccctccccgcccccaTCGTACGCGCTCCTGCCCTTATATTCCAGCTcatcctcttttttcccccccgcCACTGAGATTTCCCCACCGGCCCCACCAACTCCGCTCGCTCCCTGCTCAGCCGTGCCCTCCTCGGCGCGGGCCGCTCGTGCCCCTCCGCCCCCGCGCGACCCCCGGGCCCGCCCGCTCACCGTTCCTCAGCTCGTGCTTCACCGTGAGGAGCGGCAGCTCCGCTTCCCCCGAGGCTCCCTCCATGTCCTCACAGGCGGCTCCGCCGCCCCTGCCGCTCCCGTGAGTGCGAGCGCGGCGGCGGGGGGATGTCACCTGGCCCGAGACGGCTTCTATTTTCCAGGGGCGCTCCGGGGCACAGGAGCCATGCAGGCGCGCTGGGGTCTGCCGCTCTCCCCTCCGCCTTCTTGGAAGACGGGGTGGGAGGTGGGGGCGGAGGTTGGggcagaaaaccccaaacctacACCGCCCAACAACAAACAGTTATTAAAATCTAGGGAGGCACACGCACGACGGCTTCCCTCCCCAGGCGCTCAGAACCAGCCCATGTCCTTGCGCCTCCCCTCCCCCGGGCTCCGGCCGCCTTCCCCGCCCGACagcggggagcggagcggagcgcggcCGGGATAGGCTGAGCGCCGCGGGGGGAGGAGGTGGGAGCGCCGCGGGGAGCGGCTCCTACTCAGGCGCGCGCGCCCCCTCCCTCCCCGGGCCGGGCGCTCATTGGCCGCGCGCGCCCGCGAGCCCCGGCGGCCGTCGGGCAGAGAACGTTCCCcgcgcgccgcccccgccctTCCGCCGAGCGCCGCGCGCCCCCATTGGTTCGGCGGCTGCGCCAACCGCCGGCTCCGCCCCCCGCCCTCCCCCCGGCCCCTCTACTCCCCGATCTTGTTTGTAAACATTCCCGCCCGCCTCTCCCGCTGACCCCCGACCCCCGCGAGAGGGCGGGCGCTGGGCTGCCGAGAGGTAAGGGACGGCGCTGATTGACCACTGGAGCTGGCAATCACCTGAGGGAGGGGCCATGGCGCCCTTCCTCGCCTTACGGGCGGCTTCCATCGTGCTCGAAGGGGGAGCGGCCGTGGGCTGACCCACTCGCAGTGGAGGCCGGGGGGGAGCCGGGCTCCAGCCTAGCGCGGGGATGCGGCAGCGGGATGGGAAGCGGGGCATCCCCGCGGGGGGATGCGGCGGAGCAGGGAGCAGCGAGGCTCGGCCGGGGACGGGGGGATTCCCGCAGAGTCCCTGCCGTCCCGCACGGGAGGCGCGGGCGGTGCGTGCGGACTCGCGGCGCCGGCTGCGGCTGCGGCACACACACCGACAGGCCCGCCTGCAGCCCGCGGCCGTGCGCTCCGGTCACCGGGCTCAGGGGCCCACAACACGGGAGGGCGGGTGGCGCGGGCCCCGGTGCACCAGGGGTCCCGCCTCGTGCCACCTTCCCCTCGGCCGGGGCCTGGAGCGGGCGGAGTGCGTAGTGGCCTCTTGGGAGGTGGAAGAGGGCGCCTGTACTGAAGTGAAAGCAGCCTCGGTGATCGCTGGAAGGGCGCACGGCCGGCAGGGTTCTCGCAGCTCAGGAGGCGCCTGGCAAGGGCTTGCTGGTCGCAAGATAGGAGTGGGCGAGCTTGCTGGGGCCGTACATCCATGTGCCCCGTTCACCTTGCCTTGCCTGGGCCGCGTTCATATTGTCCCCTCAGCTGCGAGGGAGACACTGTCCTCTCAGAGGCATTGATAGTGTTGTTGGGGGAGATACGGTTCAAAACACATCAGACCTGTTCATCTCAGTTAAGCCGCTCAGTCTGTTACGTTTTGGAGGTTAGCTGGTGTTTCTAAAGCTGTCCTCATTTCCTTGCAACAGATAACTCAAAttacttttctctctatttcttATTTACAGTAATTTCTGACGTGTTGCTCTTGAATGCCACTGCTTCTATCCTTACATACAAGTTGCTAATTCACAGTGTCATGTCTCAGCAGTAGTGTTCGCACAGAGTCTAATTAAGTTACATCAAAGatcaatgaaataaaatgtcttgCGTTAATCCATTATTCACACTCCAGTATTaaatgtttgtgtgtttgtacaCATATATGTTAAAAATGCATGTACATGTATCCGTTTCTACAGTTTCCTGTGGAGAGATTGAGTTTTGCTATTTAAAGCAGTGAGATTTTCTGCTTCGCATTTGTTTATATACCAGACCTCAGGTTTAGGGTGCCTATGCAGTTGTCATCCCAGAAATTAATAATACTGCCTAAGGGTTTCATAGTATTTTTGGTAAAACTTTTGAAGGTGTTTCCCACCAAGCACTGCACCTGTTCTGTTGAGGTATCTCAACCATACGACACAGGATGTATGGTACACACATAACTCCTCCAAAAACGTCCATCCAGTTACTGCCTTTCCACCAGTATTATATCaagattataaaaataaaaagtctgaacatgggagatgttttcaaaCTGGAAAATACTTGCTTCCCTAACTTTTGTCACTTGTTTTTAGAAGCATCGCTATTGCAGAGAAAGTAAGTGTTATATAAAAAGCATAGTATTAAACaattaaatggaaaatggaaatactAAACTGatcaaattatttattaattaacattattaaattaataagtTTTTGCATCTTTGTAATGCAAAAATGATGGCTTCTGTGTACATCTGGTGGGGACTGTGAGATTTACTTACTCATTGCAAGGCGTAACAACCACTTCTGATTATTCCATGTCCCAGATAGTATATTTTAAAGAGCCTGGTTCTGTATTTCATCCAGTGGCTCTACTAGCCTACTCTTGGACTAACTGTCCCTGGCAGCCTCAGAGGAGAGAAGCTGAAATCTGACTCCGTTTACCAGTACTCAGTGTGAGGGGTGCTGGCATTGAGTCCAGTAGTTGTTAATAATCTTGCTTTCAGATGTTCATAGCTTGACAGGCTGTATCTGCTTATTTGCTCCAGGCTGCAAATTTCTCCTTTCAAATTTCAgctaaaacagctttaaaaaatgagGTAATAACCCTAAAATACCAAACCAAGAATACTGATCCATGCTGACAATGTGTATAATAAAACACAGTAATTGTTGTGTATATTTCAGTTTAAGATGTGACTGGCCTTGCAAAGTACTACTACATGAACTGAAAGTTCTTTCTTACCACTGAAGGATCCCCTGATGTACTTGAAACATGGTCattccaataaaaaaaaattaagattttttacATAACAGTTTCTGCAGTgttaaaatgtttttgcagtGGGATTCTTGTGTCATGTCCAGAAACAGCAAAGCAGCCCTGCTGAATGCTTGGAAAGAATCCCACCTTTTGACAGACAAAAGAGCTATACTTGCAGTGAAATCCTAAACCTCCTGTCAGTAGTCCATGAGTGCAAGACTGTGCTCaagttttcctttcagctgAACTTTGGGAGCAGTGGAGGGTTAGACTTGGTTGTGTACTTGACATGAGAGTAGATCTATACCTTGAGCAGAATGGTCCAGGTATAGTGGGCTGGTGACATTGCCTCCATCATACAGCAGTATCACGTGGCTTTGTGGGTGGCTTTAAAGGACAGAGTTCTG
Proteins encoded:
- the LOC132074866 gene encoding pulmonary surfactant-associated protein D-like; translated protein: MPRFPSRCRIPALGWSPAPPRPPLRVGQPTAAPPSSTMEAARKARKGAMAPPSGDCQLQWSISAVPYLSAAQRPPSRGGRGSAGEAGGNVYKQDRGVEGPGGGRGAEPAVGAAAEPMGARGARRKGGGGARGTFSARRPPGLAGARGQ